The following are encoded together in the Nocardioides sp. Arc9.136 genome:
- the hemQ gene encoding hydrogen peroxide-dependent heme synthase: MSETKSNASRVREINDSIRYTMWSVFRLRDVLGEADREAEGAEVEKLFAELAEADVVVRGVYDVSGLRADADLMVWWHAQDSEDLQSAYHRFRRTAFGRRLEPVWSQMALHRPAEFNKSHVPAFLNDEEPKRHICVYPFVRSYEWYLLEDSERRRMLAEHGKMARDYVDVRANTVASFALGDYEWLLAFEADELYRIVDLMRHLRASDARRHVREEVPFYTGALVPVAELVDRLP; the protein is encoded by the coding sequence ATGAGCGAGACCAAGTCCAACGCCAGCCGCGTCCGCGAGATCAACGACTCGATCCGCTACACGATGTGGTCGGTGTTCCGGCTCCGCGACGTCCTGGGGGAGGCCGACCGCGAGGCGGAGGGCGCCGAGGTCGAGAAGCTCTTCGCCGAGCTGGCGGAGGCCGACGTCGTCGTCCGCGGCGTGTACGACGTGAGCGGCCTGCGCGCCGACGCCGACCTGATGGTCTGGTGGCACGCCCAGGACTCCGAGGACCTGCAGTCGGCGTACCACCGCTTCCGCCGCACCGCCTTCGGCCGTCGCCTCGAGCCGGTCTGGTCGCAGATGGCGCTGCACCGGCCCGCGGAGTTCAACAAGAGCCACGTGCCGGCGTTCCTCAACGACGAGGAGCCCAAGCGGCACATCTGCGTCTACCCGTTCGTGCGCTCCTACGAGTGGTACCTCCTCGAGGACTCCGAGCGCCGCCGGATGCTGGCCGAGCACGGCAAGATGGCGCGCGACTACGTCGACGTCCGGGCCAACACCGTGGCCAGCTTCGCGCTCGGCGACTACGAGTGGCTGCTGGCCTTCGAGGCCGACGAGCTCTACCGGATCGTCGACCTGATGCGGCACCTGCGGGCCTCCGACGCGCGCCGCCACGTGCGCGAGGAGGTGCCCTTCTACACCGGCGCGCTCGTGCCGGTCGCCGAGCTGGTCGACCGCCTCCCGTAG
- a CDS encoding response regulator transcription factor, with protein sequence MSSPVTVVVVDDHQIVREGLVALLGALDDVEVVGAATDGREALHVVEETEPDVVVMDIQMPVLDGIEATRFITGRRPGTRVVMLTMNEDDDTVLAAIRAGASGYLLKGSGAEEVHHAVRAAAAGGMVFGASLAGRVASYFAGATAPATRADDPFPDLTDRERTVLEMLAAGRSNDAIAAELHVSGKTVRNTVSTIYAKLHAAGRAEAIVKAREAGYGRSGRT encoded by the coding sequence GTGAGCAGTCCCGTCACCGTGGTGGTCGTCGACGACCACCAGATCGTCCGCGAGGGCCTCGTCGCGCTGCTCGGCGCGCTCGACGACGTCGAGGTCGTGGGTGCGGCCACCGACGGCCGCGAGGCGCTGCACGTCGTGGAGGAGACCGAGCCCGACGTCGTCGTCATGGACATCCAGATGCCGGTGCTGGACGGCATCGAGGCCACCCGGTTCATCACCGGCCGGCGGCCGGGCACCCGCGTCGTGATGCTGACCATGAACGAGGACGACGACACGGTGCTCGCCGCCATCCGGGCCGGCGCGAGCGGCTACCTGCTCAAGGGGTCGGGTGCTGAGGAGGTGCACCACGCGGTGCGTGCGGCAGCGGCCGGCGGGATGGTGTTCGGGGCGAGCCTCGCGGGCCGCGTCGCGTCGTACTTCGCCGGCGCCACGGCGCCCGCCACCCGCGCCGACGACCCCTTCCCCGACCTCACCGACCGCGAGCGCACCGTGCTCGAGATGCTCGCCGCGGGCCGTTCCAACGACGCCATCGCCGCCGAGCTCCACGTGTCGGGCAAGACCGTGCGCAACACCGTCTCGACGATCTACGCCAAGCTGCACGCCGCCGGCCGGGCGGAGGCGATCGTCAAGGCCCGGGAGGCCGGGTACGGCCGCTCGGGGAGGACCTAG
- a CDS encoding sensor histidine kinase produces the protein MTQAVSPDPSPSRAAARWLVLALPVACAAGVALAVWLEQRLPDRIPGDGLAPGPGWSTGLTGLVLATLAAVVLRHDRRQGLGWALAWFGVFWTLDGISEAWFRTGLDSDEPLPLMTFTAWFLLRFTSLLPVTVAVVALLFPTGRFLPGRWGLAGKAALGVMLLGSLVYVVAPSGGFDDVGRLPVGADPDPTTLTALAPVADQLLALAGTASVLALLVPVATVVVRHRRAVGLERDRMRWLLWGVSAVVLLAVLTLLVDVGPVEPYLFFVDVCLLPAAMTVAVVAPRVVDVDALLGRTLAYGGLWTALLVVDLAVVAALTSVLGDALAQREVVGVVLLLTVLLYGPLRLRAQALARRLLLGRRDDPYDVVAGLASGLETADEGTEQLAVVAGAVARAFGVRYVSVEVDRPGGERVTATHGQQPAETRVLPITYRDAEVGRLVLPARGLRSRLTRRDEQLLADLVRQAATAARTGRLAEELQESRERLVVAREEERRRIRRDLHDGLGPSLSGVVFRLESARLLVDRDPGAARDQVAAASALVQDVVGDVRRLVHDLRPPALDDRGLVGALRQQADQAPVPTEVVTVPAEGLGPLPAAVEVAAYRVAGEALTNVVRHARATRCCVRLTRTDRSLLVEVADDGRGIPADAQAGVGLVSLRERSAELGGTTEVTCPPGGGTVVRAALPLRSVL, from the coding sequence GTGACCCAGGCCGTGTCGCCGGACCCGAGCCCCAGCCGCGCGGCGGCGCGCTGGCTGGTCCTCGCCCTGCCCGTGGCCTGCGCAGCCGGGGTGGCGCTCGCGGTGTGGCTCGAGCAGCGGCTGCCCGACCGGATCCCGGGCGACGGGCTCGCGCCGGGGCCGGGGTGGAGCACCGGCCTCACCGGCCTGGTGCTGGCCACCCTCGCGGCCGTCGTCCTCCGCCACGACCGCAGGCAGGGGCTCGGCTGGGCGCTCGCCTGGTTCGGGGTGTTCTGGACCCTCGACGGCATCTCCGAGGCGTGGTTCCGCACCGGCCTCGACAGCGACGAGCCCCTGCCGCTGATGACGTTCACGGCCTGGTTCCTGCTCCGCTTCACCTCGCTGCTCCCGGTCACCGTCGCCGTGGTGGCGCTCCTCTTCCCGACGGGCCGCTTCCTGCCCGGACGCTGGGGGCTGGCCGGCAAGGCCGCGCTGGGCGTGATGCTGCTCGGCTCGCTGGTCTACGTCGTCGCGCCCTCCGGCGGCTTCGACGACGTGGGGCGGCTCCCCGTCGGCGCCGACCCCGACCCCACCACCCTCACGGCGCTCGCCCCGGTCGCCGACCAGCTCCTGGCCCTCGCCGGCACCGCCTCGGTCCTCGCCCTGCTGGTCCCGGTGGCCACCGTCGTGGTCCGGCACCGCCGGGCGGTGGGCCTGGAGCGCGACCGGATGCGCTGGCTGCTCTGGGGAGTCTCGGCGGTCGTGCTGCTCGCCGTGCTCACCCTGCTGGTCGACGTGGGGCCGGTCGAGCCGTACCTCTTCTTCGTCGACGTCTGCCTGCTCCCCGCCGCGATGACGGTGGCCGTCGTCGCGCCGCGCGTGGTCGACGTGGACGCGCTGCTCGGCCGGACCCTCGCCTACGGCGGCCTGTGGACCGCGCTGCTCGTGGTCGACCTCGCCGTGGTCGCCGCGCTCACCTCCGTGCTCGGCGACGCGCTGGCCCAGCGCGAGGTGGTCGGGGTCGTGCTGCTGCTGACGGTGCTCCTCTACGGGCCGCTGCGCCTGCGTGCGCAGGCCCTCGCCCGGCGGCTGCTGCTCGGCCGGCGCGACGACCCGTACGACGTGGTGGCCGGCCTCGCCTCGGGCCTGGAGACCGCGGACGAGGGCACCGAGCAGCTCGCCGTGGTCGCCGGCGCCGTGGCGCGGGCGTTCGGGGTGCGGTACGTCAGCGTCGAGGTCGACCGGCCCGGCGGCGAGCGGGTGACCGCGACCCACGGCCAGCAGCCGGCCGAGACGCGCGTCCTGCCGATCACCTACCGGGACGCGGAGGTCGGCCGGCTCGTCCTGCCCGCCCGCGGGCTGCGCAGCCGACTGACCCGCCGCGACGAGCAGCTGCTCGCCGACCTGGTGCGCCAGGCCGCCACGGCCGCCCGCACCGGGCGCCTGGCCGAGGAGCTGCAGGAGAGCCGCGAGCGGCTCGTCGTCGCCCGCGAGGAGGAGCGGCGACGCATCCGCCGCGACCTGCACGACGGCCTCGGGCCGTCGCTGTCCGGCGTCGTCTTCCGCCTCGAGTCCGCGCGGCTGCTCGTCGACCGCGACCCCGGCGCCGCCCGCGACCAGGTGGCCGCGGCCAGCGCGCTGGTCCAGGACGTCGTCGGCGACGTACGCCGCCTCGTGCACGACCTGCGTCCGCCCGCCCTGGACGACCGCGGCCTGGTGGGCGCGCTGCGCCAGCAGGCCGACCAGGCGCCGGTCCCGACCGAGGTGGTGACCGTGCCGGCCGAGGGGCTCGGCCCGCTGCCCGCCGCCGTCGAGGTGGCGGCGTACCGCGTCGCGGGGGAGGCCCTCACCAACGTCGTCCGGCACGCCCGCGCCACGCGGTGCTGCGTCCGGCTGACCCGCACCGACCGCTCGCTGCTGGTCGAGGTCGCCGACGACGGTCGCGGGATCCCGGCGGACGCGCAGGCCGGCGTCGGGCTGGTCTCGCTGCGCGAGCGCTCCGCCGAGCTCGGCGGCACCACCGAGGTCACCTGTCCGCCCGGCGGCGGCACCGTCGTGCGCGCCGCCCTGCCCCTGAGGAGCGTCCTGTGA